In Paraburkholderia terrae, a genomic segment contains:
- a CDS encoding HDOD domain-containing protein translates to MSPVVKSELLEKLWARMSERGDFPMLSQALRTTVSAMNNDDLDFTSLVQVVLSDVGLTQKVLRLANSAMYVAFGGNITTVTRALMVLGMDTVGHLVVGMKIVDHFHHSAPHRIDAKLELNRALLCGTVARRITEGVDLRVAEEAVVCALMRQVGRLLVAFYLESEWDRLRRTAATDQIDDSDACAQLLGVSFEDIGSEAARRWRLPETISAGMQAIGAATDEPLSEHVRWLRAVNSYSTEVANLLVTQPPGDELERCLAELASLYSDALRIDAARLDALSAALIDEESNEGLMQEISELRAHADAIVRTGKSAQARLSAGLEDLRALPSSKALLPVLTLASETILAGLSMSRTLVFVRQADARYHARIGFGPDMERMLPTLNFGAGFQPDVFHLAIANPVGIFIENAREPRMEARLPDWFKAHLADAQAFVLLPVKANDTTVALAYGDWTDVQAVHKITQPEMAILNELTRELSRFFFGANLEEAEML, encoded by the coding sequence ATGTCCCCCGTCGTCAAGTCCGAACTGCTGGAAAAACTGTGGGCGCGCATGAGCGAGCGCGGGGATTTCCCGATGCTCTCGCAGGCGCTGCGCACCACCGTGTCGGCGATGAATAACGACGATCTGGACTTCACGTCGCTTGTGCAGGTCGTGCTTTCGGATGTCGGCCTCACGCAAAAGGTGCTGCGGCTCGCCAATTCGGCGATGTATGTCGCCTTCGGCGGCAACATCACCACCGTGACCCGCGCACTGATGGTGCTCGGCATGGATACCGTCGGCCATCTCGTGGTCGGGATGAAGATCGTCGATCACTTTCATCACAGCGCGCCGCACCGGATCGACGCGAAGCTCGAACTGAACCGCGCGCTGCTATGCGGAACGGTTGCGCGGCGCATCACGGAAGGCGTCGATCTGCGCGTCGCGGAAGAAGCCGTGGTGTGCGCGCTGATGCGTCAGGTGGGCAGGCTGCTGGTGGCGTTCTATCTGGAAAGCGAATGGGACCGGCTGCGCCGCACCGCGGCGACCGACCAGATCGACGACAGCGACGCCTGCGCGCAACTGCTCGGCGTGAGCTTCGAGGACATCGGCAGCGAGGCGGCGCGCCGCTGGCGTCTGCCGGAAACGATCTCGGCGGGGATGCAGGCCATCGGCGCGGCAACGGACGAGCCGCTCTCGGAGCACGTGCGCTGGCTGCGGGCCGTCAACAGCTATTCGACGGAAGTGGCCAACCTGCTGGTCACGCAGCCGCCGGGCGACGAACTGGAGCGCTGCCTCGCCGAACTCGCGAGCCTCTATAGCGACGCGCTGAGGATCGATGCGGCCCGGCTCGACGCGCTGAGCGCCGCGTTGATCGACGAAGAAAGCAACGAAGGGCTGATGCAGGAGATTTCCGAGCTGCGCGCGCATGCCGATGCGATCGTGCGTACCGGGAAGTCGGCGCAGGCGCGGCTTTCGGCGGGACTCGAAGACTTGCGCGCGCTGCCGTCGAGCAAGGCGCTCTTGCCCGTGCTGACGCTAGCTTCCGAAACCATTCTGGCGGGCCTGTCGATGTCGCGCACGCTCGTGTTCGTGCGCCAGGCCGACGCGCGCTATCACGCGCGCATCGGTTTCGGCCCCGACATGGAACGCATGCTGCCGACGCTCAATTTCGGCGCGGGCTTCCAGCCCGACGTGTTCCATCTGGCGATTGCGAACCCCGTCGGCATCTTCATCGAGAACGCGCGCGAGCCGCGCATGGAAGCGCGTCTGCCGGACTGGTTCAAGGCGCATCTCGCCGATGCGCAAGCGTTCGTGCTGCTGCCCGTGAAGGCCAACGACACCACCGTCGCGCTCGCTTACGGCGACTGGACCGACGTGCAGGCCGTACACAAGATCACGCAACCGGAAATGGCGATCCTCAACGAACTCACGCGTGAGCTGAGCCGTTTCTTTTTCGGTGCGAATCTCGAAGAAGCTGAAATGCTTTGA
- a CDS encoding DUF3331 domain-containing protein, which yields MSERIRIEEHADVWCRTIVAIRNFDVTPEPVKTPRPPRPARRRPRTAACWDGRSQPTVRVLDKPTAQTLTVSWCDARTGHYGYQTWRVIIARRAGQCVLTGRTIAAGETVYCPRANGTPPGNAGAMIVASGVDI from the coding sequence ATGTCAGAGCGCATTCGGATCGAAGAGCATGCGGATGTCTGGTGCCGGACTATTGTGGCGATCCGCAACTTCGACGTCACGCCGGAACCCGTCAAAACCCCGCGCCCACCGCGCCCGGCGCGACGCAGGCCGCGCACGGCCGCATGCTGGGACGGGCGAAGCCAGCCGACCGTGCGCGTGCTCGACAAGCCGACCGCGCAGACGCTGACGGTTTCATGGTGCGACGCGCGCACGGGACACTACGGTTATCAGACATGGCGCGTGATCATCGCGCGCCGGGCCGGACAATGCGTGCTGACGGGCCGCACGATCGCGGCGGGCGAAACGGTCTACTGCCCACGTGCGAACGGCACGCCGCCGGGCAACGCGGGCGCGATGATCGTCGCGTCAGGCGTCGATATCTGA
- a CDS encoding TetR/AcrR family transcriptional regulator, translated as MKDVTATAEPQKDKKRARGRPASSASVGPDAILRNARRSFGKRGFEATSVREIARDSGVDAALVAHHFGSKETLWLAVVEQIAGQMAPMIDATSALQSAPLGARARVEMAVARFIDEVFDDPDVGIFFSTAATEEGERLNVLIERLVRPYHDVMVPLFADAARQDELKVKDAELLFFMLLNAISKTVAYSHLMRAFSSLPQHEKKFKRMVLETALAMLA; from the coding sequence ATGAAAGATGTGACGGCAACAGCAGAACCCCAAAAGGACAAGAAACGCGCGCGCGGACGCCCGGCGTCGAGTGCGTCGGTTGGGCCGGACGCGATCCTGCGCAATGCGCGCAGGAGTTTCGGCAAACGGGGCTTCGAGGCAACGAGCGTGCGTGAGATCGCGCGCGACTCAGGCGTCGATGCGGCACTCGTCGCGCATCATTTCGGGTCGAAAGAGACGTTGTGGCTGGCCGTCGTCGAACAGATCGCCGGACAGATGGCGCCGATGATCGACGCGACGTCAGCGTTGCAGAGCGCGCCGCTGGGCGCGAGAGCGCGCGTGGAAATGGCGGTGGCCAGATTCATCGACGAAGTGTTCGACGACCCCGACGTCGGCATTTTCTTTTCGACGGCGGCGACGGAAGAAGGCGAGCGGCTCAACGTGCTGATCGAGCGGCTGGTGCGCCCTTATCACGACGTGATGGTGCCGTTGTTCGCCGACGCAGCGCGGCAAGACGAGCTGAAGGTCAAGGACGCGGAACTGCTGTTTTTCATGCTTCTGAACGCGATCAGCAAGACGGTCGCGTACAGCCACCTGATGCGGGCGTTCTCGTCGCTGCCGCAGCATGAAAAGAAGTTCAAGCGCATGGTGCTGGAGACGGCGCTGGCCATGCTTGCCTAG
- a CDS encoding LysR family transcriptional regulator — protein sequence MSDRFQELHVFVRAAETGSFSATARELGLSQPSVSRIVSELEARLGTTLLLRSTRNIVPTEAGKAFLLRARKLLRELEEADDEARHVGGLSGVLRVATSAIVGVRTVIPSLSVFLKAHPTLRIELLTSDSIQDLIAEGADLAIRFGELEDSGFGARKIGMVPRMLVASPAYLKERGIPATLDDLAAHDIVTGPLGPSHETWTFEHDGIPVSIKVRARVFVGAAEGVIACAREGLGIAVGKQWLCEPELRSGQLVTVLDDYRLPPAPIHAVFPEGAQPSQKVRLFTDHLIEVFSALHGDTRFAPYRKFAVERTS from the coding sequence ATGAGTGATCGATTCCAGGAACTGCATGTGTTCGTGCGCGCTGCCGAAACGGGCAGCTTTTCCGCGACGGCGCGCGAACTCGGGCTGTCGCAGCCTTCCGTGTCGCGGATCGTTTCCGAACTCGAAGCGCGTCTCGGCACGACGCTGCTGTTGCGAAGCACGCGCAACATCGTGCCGACGGAGGCAGGCAAAGCGTTCCTGCTTAGAGCCCGCAAGCTGCTGCGCGAACTGGAAGAGGCCGACGACGAAGCGCGGCATGTCGGCGGCCTGAGCGGCGTGCTGCGCGTGGCGACGTCGGCCATCGTCGGCGTACGCACGGTGATTCCGAGCCTGTCGGTGTTCCTGAAGGCGCATCCGACGTTGCGCATCGAGCTTCTGACATCCGACAGCATTCAGGATCTGATCGCCGAAGGCGCCGATCTCGCCATCCGCTTCGGCGAGTTGGAGGATTCCGGCTTCGGCGCGCGCAAGATCGGCATGGTGCCGCGCATGCTGGTCGCTTCTCCCGCCTATCTGAAGGAGCGCGGCATCCCGGCCACGCTGGACGACCTCGCCGCGCACGACATCGTCACAGGCCCGTTGGGCCCGTCGCACGAAACGTGGACCTTCGAGCACGACGGCATTCCCGTCTCGATCAAGGTTCGCGCGCGCGTGTTTGTTGGCGCGGCGGAGGGCGTGATTGCCTGCGCCCGCGAAGGCCTCGGAATTGCGGTGGGGAAGCAATGGCTTTGCGAGCCAGAGCTTCGATCGGGACAACTGGTCACGGTACTGGACGACTACCGCCTGCCGCCCGCGCCGATTCATGCCGTCTTTCCAGAGGGCGCGCAGCCGTCGCAGAAGGTGCGGCTCTTCACCGATCATCTGATCGAAGTCTTCTCCGCACTGCATGGCGATACGCGCTTCGCGCCGTATAGAAAGTTCGCCGTCGAGCGGACTTCGTAG
- a CDS encoding cysteine hydrolase family protein, translating to MNDRIYPAQTTALVLIDVLNDFLADDGKLHASIAPMLDKTGFVAHVAQLLEGARAAGVKIIFAPHGTDEHSFDDIKHVHPRMQWALANEVLRKGTYGADFYAPLRPREGEIVVSHHRMFDSFIGTDLEAQLRANGIEKVVLAGLTSQTCIEGTGRHALEAGFHVTFITDAVADFTEAAHEAALSISYPTFGHDAMTGAEFLEAVDSVAA from the coding sequence ATGAACGATCGTATCTATCCGGCTCAAACCACGGCACTCGTGCTCATCGACGTGCTGAACGACTTTCTCGCCGACGACGGCAAGCTGCACGCGTCGATTGCACCCATGCTCGACAAGACAGGTTTCGTGGCGCACGTCGCGCAACTGCTCGAAGGCGCGCGCGCAGCGGGTGTGAAGATCATCTTCGCGCCGCACGGCACCGACGAGCACAGTTTCGACGACATCAAGCATGTCCATCCGCGCATGCAATGGGCGCTCGCCAATGAGGTGCTGCGCAAAGGGACTTACGGCGCGGACTTCTACGCGCCGCTGCGTCCGCGTGAAGGCGAAATCGTGGTGAGTCATCACCGGATGTTCGACTCGTTCATCGGCACGGATCTGGAAGCGCAACTCAGGGCAAACGGCATCGAGAAGGTCGTGCTGGCCGGACTGACATCGCAGACCTGCATCGAAGGCACCGGCCGTCATGCGCTCGAAGCCGGCTTTCACGTGACGTTCATCACCGACGCGGTCGCCGACTTCACGGAAGCGGCGCACGAGGCCGCGCTGTCGATTTCGTATCCGACCTTCGGCCACGACGCAATGACCGGTGCCGAGTTTCTCGAAGCCGTCGATTCCGTCGCCGCGTGA
- a CDS encoding flavodoxin family protein, whose translation MEEVTIAIVFHSGYGHTARQAQAVSAGVAQTPGARALLLSVEQAQDEWAALESADAIIFGAPTYMGSASAAFKSFMDASSGAFFKSAWKDKLAAGFTNSASRSGDKLATLMQFAIFAAQHGMHWISLGLPPGNNSTSGSEQDANRLGFFLGAAAQSNADEGAGAAPPQADLDTARHLGQRVAQAAIQFARGRAASREFETLSHEGEPS comes from the coding sequence ATGGAAGAAGTCACGATCGCAATCGTATTTCATAGCGGCTATGGCCACACCGCGCGTCAGGCGCAGGCCGTCAGCGCCGGCGTCGCGCAAACGCCCGGCGCCAGGGCGTTGCTGCTGAGCGTCGAGCAGGCGCAAGACGAATGGGCCGCACTCGAATCCGCCGACGCGATCATCTTCGGCGCGCCGACGTATATGGGCAGCGCGTCGGCAGCGTTCAAATCGTTCATGGACGCCAGTTCCGGCGCGTTCTTTAAAAGCGCGTGGAAAGACAAGCTGGCGGCTGGCTTCACGAACTCCGCATCGCGATCAGGCGACAAGCTCGCGACGTTGATGCAGTTCGCGATCTTCGCGGCGCAGCACGGCATGCACTGGATCAGCCTTGGCTTGCCGCCCGGCAACAACAGCACGAGCGGCAGCGAACAGGATGCGAACCGGCTTGGCTTCTTTCTCGGCGCGGCCGCGCAGTCGAATGCCGACGAAGGCGCGGGCGCCGCGCCGCCGCAAGCCGACCTGGACACGGCACGACACCTTGGGCAACGCGTCGCGCAAGCGGCCATTCAGTTTGCGCGCGGACGGGCCGCGTCGCGTGAATTCGAAACCTTGTCACACGAAGGAGAACCGTCTTGA
- a CDS encoding DUF1330 domain-containing protein codes for MTAYMIFTRESTQDQAALDAYRAKVRDTFDGYTHKVLAAYGTQQVLEGDPAEATVVLEFPSLAAARAWYDSDAYQQVAQHRLKGSRHRVVLIEGL; via the coding sequence TTGACGGCGTACATGATTTTCACGCGCGAAAGCACGCAGGACCAGGCGGCGCTCGACGCATACCGCGCGAAGGTGCGCGACACCTTCGACGGATACACGCACAAGGTGCTCGCCGCCTATGGCACGCAACAGGTGCTGGAAGGCGATCCCGCCGAAGCGACCGTCGTGCTCGAATTTCCGTCGCTCGCGGCGGCCCGCGCCTGGTACGACAGCGATGCGTATCAGCAGGTCGCGCAACACAGGCTCAAAGGATCACGTCACCGTGTCGTGCTGATCGAAGGGCTTTGA
- a CDS encoding M14 family metallopeptidase, whose translation MSRYHARITGKDQAALADLVTKHKVTVARHTIEKVHGGYRVDAHATNAQIKALEADGYQVERLEDAEAQGKVRQAETRAQLAAPHALDALSVAAGTGYLDVAQIEAALAAASNAPNDAFTKLIKLPHPTWEKRTCHALKIGKGSAAGRPGIYFLGGVHAREWGSPDILIHFVQLLANAYTTHKPIKIGSRTFKAADIKHVIESKDLYVFPQANPDGRHYSMSAESMWRKNRRPAPAGHSKPQCCGVDINRNYNFLWNFPQYFDPESPIANSTDPCDYEVYIGPAAESEPETKNAVWMFDTYPNIRYFVDLHSYSEDILYNWGDDENQSGHPDMNFQNAAYDGKRGIANDKAYREYIATADKKIAVDLAHEMRDAIKASRGRVYKTEQSMSLYPTAGTSDDYAFSRHIVDAKKAKVFSYTIEWGSPDNPTPFHPPYPEMKQIIDEVTSGLLAFCIAAK comes from the coding sequence ATGTCTCGCTACCACGCACGCATCACAGGAAAAGATCAGGCAGCATTGGCCGATCTCGTGACGAAGCACAAGGTTACGGTCGCGCGCCATACGATCGAGAAGGTCCACGGCGGCTATCGCGTCGACGCGCACGCCACCAATGCGCAGATCAAGGCGCTCGAAGCGGACGGCTACCAGGTCGAGCGGCTGGAGGACGCCGAAGCGCAAGGCAAGGTGCGCCAGGCCGAGACGCGCGCACAACTGGCCGCGCCGCACGCGCTGGACGCGTTATCCGTCGCGGCAGGCACCGGCTATCTCGATGTTGCGCAAATCGAGGCGGCGCTTGCCGCCGCAAGCAATGCGCCCAACGATGCGTTCACGAAGCTGATCAAGCTGCCTCATCCAACCTGGGAGAAGCGCACCTGCCACGCGCTGAAAATCGGCAAAGGCAGCGCAGCGGGGCGCCCCGGCATCTATTTCCTCGGCGGCGTGCATGCGCGCGAATGGGGCAGCCCGGATATCCTGATCCATTTCGTGCAACTGCTCGCCAACGCGTACACCACGCACAAGCCGATCAAGATCGGCAGCCGCACGTTCAAGGCGGCGGACATCAAGCACGTGATCGAAAGCAAAGACCTGTACGTGTTTCCGCAAGCAAATCCTGACGGCCGCCACTACAGCATGTCGGCCGAATCGATGTGGCGCAAGAACCGCCGGCCCGCGCCTGCGGGGCATAGCAAGCCGCAATGCTGCGGCGTCGATATCAACCGCAACTACAATTTTCTGTGGAATTTCCCGCAGTACTTCGATCCGGAAAGTCCGATCGCCAATTCCACCGATCCCTGCGACTACGAGGTGTATATCGGTCCCGCCGCCGAATCGGAGCCCGAAACGAAGAACGCCGTGTGGATGTTCGACACCTACCCGAACATCCGCTATTTCGTCGATCTGCACAGCTATTCGGAAGACATCCTGTACAACTGGGGCGACGACGAGAACCAGAGCGGCCATCCCGACATGAACTTCCAGAATGCCGCCTACGACGGCAAGCGCGGCATTGCCAACGACAAGGCCTATCGCGAGTACATCGCGACGGCGGACAAGAAGATCGCCGTCGATCTCGCGCACGAAATGCGCGACGCGATCAAGGCGTCGCGCGGCCGCGTGTACAAGACCGAGCAATCGATGAGCCTGTATCCGACCGCGGGCACGTCCGACGACTATGCATTCAGCCGTCACATCGTCGATGCGAAGAAGGCGAAGGTGTTCTCCTATACGATCGAATGGGGCAGCCCCGACAACCCCACGCCGTTCCATCCGCCGTATCCGGAGATGAAGCAGATCATCGATGAGGTGACCTCGGGGCTGCTGGCTTTTTGCATTGCAGCGAAGTGA
- a CDS encoding trypsin-like peptidase domain-containing protein, whose protein sequence is MFHSTLFRTWFCTAVTTACLTGYPYANAEAIAPHAAAASAPSPASAPVKEKRMAPANASAPLDFPAIVERYGPAVVNIRAILPEKPLAVPTPPAPAAPAASPAPASGANSEAIDGDDPLFAFFRQVMPQSQDGQGSSPRAMSGVGSGFIVSANGLILTTAHVVDGSDDVTVRLTDRREFKAKVVAVDGPSDVAVIQIDATKLPVVKLGDSTRVRVGEQVLTIGSPDSYQNTVTAGIVSATSRTLADGSTFPFFQTNGALNPDNSGGPVFNRAGEVVGIHVQVYADGDRFQSLTFAIPIAMANKVRAQLQAQSKSQDGGDAARGAFGMQVQDVDPGLAGAFGLPRAAGALVIAIEPGSPAATSKLKPGDVIVQIGDKPVEHSADLTDQDAVPQSGTKVPVKLIRNRKQMTIMVNLTASAQYASTGVSDVGPLDHLGLSMHPLTDDERRSTGLAEGLMVEDVSGTAGTAGIKPGDVVLSLNGTLVASQDELAALAAKAGKKAALLIQRNHARSFVTVDLK, encoded by the coding sequence GTGTTTCACTCAACTCTATTCCGCACCTGGTTTTGCACCGCCGTGACAACGGCCTGCCTCACCGGATACCCCTACGCCAACGCCGAAGCGATCGCACCGCATGCTGCGGCTGCTTCCGCGCCGTCGCCTGCGTCCGCGCCAGTGAAAGAGAAGCGAATGGCGCCCGCGAATGCGAGCGCGCCGCTCGACTTTCCGGCGATCGTCGAGCGCTACGGGCCCGCCGTCGTGAACATCCGCGCGATCCTGCCGGAGAAGCCGCTGGCGGTGCCAACGCCGCCGGCGCCGGCTGCGCCAGCTGCGTCGCCTGCGCCCGCTTCGGGCGCGAACTCCGAAGCGATCGACGGTGACGACCCGCTGTTCGCATTCTTCCGGCAGGTCATGCCGCAGTCGCAGGACGGGCAGGGCAGTTCACCGCGTGCAATGTCGGGTGTGGGATCGGGTTTCATCGTCAGCGCTAACGGATTGATTCTGACGACGGCGCATGTCGTCGACGGCTCCGATGACGTGACGGTGCGTCTGACCGACCGGCGCGAGTTCAAGGCAAAAGTCGTCGCCGTCGATGGCCCAAGCGATGTCGCCGTGATCCAGATCGACGCGACGAAGCTGCCTGTCGTCAAGCTCGGCGATTCGACACGGGTGCGCGTCGGCGAACAGGTGCTGACGATCGGTTCACCGGATAGCTATCAGAACACGGTGACGGCGGGCATCGTCAGCGCGACATCGCGCACGCTGGCGGATGGCTCGACGTTTCCGTTCTTCCAGACCAACGGCGCATTGAATCCCGACAACTCGGGCGGCCCGGTGTTCAATCGCGCGGGAGAAGTGGTCGGCATACACGTGCAGGTTTACGCCGACGGCGATCGTTTTCAGAGTCTGACTTTTGCCATCCCGATCGCGATGGCGAACAAGGTGCGCGCGCAGTTGCAGGCGCAGTCAAAGTCTCAGGACGGCGGAGACGCCGCGCGCGGCGCGTTCGGCATGCAGGTGCAGGACGTCGATCCGGGGCTTGCCGGCGCGTTCGGTCTGCCGCGCGCGGCGGGCGCACTGGTGATTGCCATCGAGCCCGGCAGTCCCGCTGCCACCAGCAAGCTGAAGCCCGGCGACGTGATCGTGCAGATCGGCGACAAGCCCGTCGAGCACAGCGCGGATCTCACCGACCAGGATGCGGTGCCGCAGTCGGGCACGAAAGTCCCCGTGAAGCTGATTCGCAATCGCAAGCAGATGACGATCATGGTTAACCTGACGGCATCGGCGCAATACGCGAGCACGGGCGTGAGCGATGTCGGCCCGCTGGATCATCTCGGACTCAGCATGCATCCGCTGACGGACGACGAACGGCGCTCGACGGGCCTTGCCGAAGGGCTGATGGTCGAGGACGTGTCGGGCACGGCGGGTACGGCCGGCATCAAGCCGGGCGACGTGGTGTTGTCGCTGAACGGGACGCTGGTTGCATCGCAGGATGAACTGGCGGCGCTCGCGGCGAAGGCGGGCAAGAAGGCGGCGCTGCTGATCCAGCGTAACCACGCGCGCAGTTTCGTGACGGTCGATCTGAAGTGA
- a CDS encoding LysR family transcriptional regulator translates to MLNKLQAIRIFLRVAENNSFSRAASSLNLSNAVVTRYVALLEAHLNARLVNRTTRSVSLTEAGRAYARGCQQLLELLDSMESAVTEEAGEPSGTLKVAAAASFSLAALAPLLHRYRIRHPKVKLDVTLLHQSVDLVEDGFDVGIVASWQVNGSTLVKRPVLSVRPIVVASTGYIERHGAPTSLEQLASHSFLAPSRDMHGTEWSFASADGREETLNLDSVCRVNSMIMLRQMVLADMGLAILPEDYVVGDIASGALLRVLAEYRVTNGLKELSLVYPGRRHVSAKVRTFVDFTIEYFRRGFSPAAPRADLTAD, encoded by the coding sequence ATGCTGAATAAGCTGCAGGCAATACGAATATTCCTAAGAGTTGCCGAGAACAACTCCTTCAGTCGCGCTGCGTCGAGTCTCAATCTGTCAAATGCTGTCGTGACGCGCTATGTGGCGCTGCTTGAGGCGCATCTCAATGCGCGCCTCGTCAATCGCACGACGCGTAGTGTTTCGCTGACGGAAGCAGGCCGCGCCTATGCAAGGGGATGCCAGCAACTGCTGGAGCTGCTGGATTCGATGGAATCGGCCGTGACGGAAGAAGCGGGCGAGCCCTCGGGCACGCTCAAGGTCGCGGCGGCGGCCTCGTTTTCACTGGCGGCGCTGGCGCCTTTGCTGCACCGCTACCGGATACGTCATCCGAAGGTGAAGCTGGACGTCACGCTGTTGCATCAGTCCGTGGATCTCGTCGAAGACGGGTTCGACGTCGGCATCGTCGCATCGTGGCAGGTGAACGGCAGTACGCTGGTGAAGCGTCCTGTGCTGTCGGTGCGGCCCATCGTGGTCGCGTCTACCGGCTATATCGAACGGCACGGCGCGCCGACCTCGCTCGAACAGCTTGCATCGCACAGTTTCCTTGCGCCTTCGCGAGATATGCATGGAACCGAGTGGTCATTCGCGAGCGCCGACGGTCGCGAGGAGACCTTGAATCTCGACTCCGTGTGCAGGGTCAATAGCATGATCATGTTGCGGCAAATGGTACTCGCCGACATGGGTCTCGCTATCCTGCCCGAGGACTACGTCGTCGGCGACATTGCGAGCGGCGCGTTGCTGCGTGTCCTTGCTGAGTATCGGGTGACCAACGGGCTCAAGGAACTGTCGCTCGTCTATCCAGGCCGGCGCCATGTGTCGGCGAAAGTGCGCACCTTCGTGGACTTCACGATCGAATACTTCCGAAGAGGTTTCTCCCCGGCTGCGCCGCGCGCCGACTTGACGGCGGACTGA
- a CDS encoding porin, with translation MKKTTLIFAAASAAFAGAAHAQSSVTLYGLVDAGLTYVSNEATRNSPITPNGLTDGKAVFGMTSGNVQQSRWGMRGVEDLGGGLKAVFNLESGFNVNNGSLANNNASNNSLFNRQAYVGLSAIDYGTLTLGRQYDSVVDYLGPVSAAGTWGGTYFAHRGDNDNLNSTFSISNSVKYQSLNYAGASFNALYGFSNSASGFANNRAYSVGAGYEYAGVHFAAAYLQIQGLNSNNSSGAIQNLPTLAMTNLPGLQNQRTWGLGSNYEIGPFTLGALFTQTRYQDNIGDSSVRYNNHEIHARYSMTPALSFGAAYTYTQGLRSTPRTSATSNSSAHWNQFGVQADYALSKRTDIYAESVMQIGADNQVGANVTQVNGTSEPSTSKSQYVVSAGIRHRF, from the coding sequence ATGAAAAAAACCACCTTGATTTTCGCGGCTGCTTCGGCGGCCTTTGCGGGTGCGGCGCACGCGCAGAGCAGCGTCACGCTGTATGGCCTCGTCGACGCGGGCCTGACGTACGTGAGCAACGAAGCCACGCGCAACTCGCCCATCACGCCGAATGGCTTGACTGACGGCAAGGCAGTGTTCGGCATGACAAGCGGCAATGTGCAGCAAAGCCGCTGGGGCATGCGCGGAGTGGAAGATCTGGGCGGCGGCCTGAAAGCCGTCTTCAACCTCGAAAGCGGCTTCAACGTGAACAATGGCAGTCTGGCCAATAACAATGCGTCCAATAACAGCCTGTTCAACCGCCAGGCGTACGTCGGACTGTCTGCTATCGATTACGGCACGCTGACCCTCGGCCGCCAGTACGACTCGGTCGTCGATTACCTCGGCCCGGTCTCCGCGGCCGGCACCTGGGGCGGCACGTACTTCGCCCACCGCGGCGATAACGACAACCTGAACAGCACGTTCAGCATCAGCAATTCGGTCAAGTATCAAAGCCTGAACTACGCTGGCGCTTCGTTCAACGCACTGTACGGTTTCTCAAACTCGGCGAGTGGTTTTGCGAACAACCGCGCGTACAGCGTCGGTGCTGGCTATGAGTATGCCGGCGTGCATTTCGCGGCCGCCTATCTGCAGATTCAGGGGCTGAATTCCAACAACAGTTCGGGCGCGATCCAGAACCTTCCGACCTTGGCAATGACAAACCTTCCGGGTCTTCAGAATCAGCGTACCTGGGGTCTTGGCTCGAACTATGAAATTGGACCGTTTACGCTCGGCGCGCTGTTCACACAGACCCGCTATCAGGACAACATCGGCGATTCTTCCGTGCGTTACAACAACCACGAAATCCACGCCCGCTACAGCATGACACCTGCGCTGAGCTTCGGCGCGGCGTACACGTACACGCAAGGCTTGCGCAGCACGCCGCGTACGTCTGCGACGAGCAACAGCTCGGCTCACTGGAACCAGTTTGGCGTGCAGGCCGACTACGCGCTGTCGAAGCGCACCGACATCTACGCTGAAAGCGTCATGCAGATCGGTGCAGACAATCAGGTCGGCGCGAACGTGACGCAAGTCAACGGCACTTCGGAACCCTCCACGAGCAAGAGCCAATACGTCGTTTCGGCAGGCATCCGGCACCGCTTCTGA